The following proteins come from a genomic window of Timaviella obliquedivisa GSE-PSE-MK23-08B:
- a CDS encoding DNA-directed RNA polymerase subunit beta', protein MVEQNLTQKSDPKMIFRNRVVSKGQLRKLIAWAFTHYGTARTAVMADELKDLGFKFATRAGVSISIDDLQVPPSKKQLLEAAEEQIKDTEERYIRGEITEVERFQKVIDTWNGTSEELKDEVVRHFESNDPLNSIYMMAFSGARGNISQVRQLVGMRGLMANPQGEIIDLPIKTNFREGLTVTEYIISSYGARKGLVDTALRTADSGYLTRRLVDVSQDVIIREIDCGTDRGIPVVAMTDGERVLIPLKDRLLGRVAARPVLHPETGEVIVERNQPISDDMAQAVGKAKVEMVYARSPLTCEATRSVCQTCYGWSLAHASVVDLGEAVGIIAAQSIGEPGTQLTMRTFHTGGTFTGEVVPQIRAAFDGTVRTKPKQFRSRAFRTSHGQEALITEVTIDVTLEAGDRKEKSTLPPGSILFSPEGSHVKIGHVIAEMPAASRTRKVTEKATKDVASDLAGEILFAEVVPEEKKDRQGNTTRIAQRGGLIWILSGEVYNLLPGAEPNVKNGDRIEANSILAQTKLVTENGGVVRIPQDSEGKGGREIEIITASVVLDQAQVIAESFQGREHYLIETQNGQRFSLIATPGTKVTSGQVVAELIDNRYRTQTGGIIKYSGVDVAKRGKAKLGYEVVQGGTLLWIPEETHEVNKDISLLVVEDGQYVEAGTEVVKDIFCQTSGVVEVTQKNDILREIVIKPGELHLADNPEAVIAKNGTIINPGEEAIPGLAVTEMRYMEYIESPEGPALLLRPVTEFNVPNEPSIPSQTSTSEEVGRSIQLRAVQRISYKDGERVKSVDGLELIRTQLVLEVDKDTPQLAADIELMADETDPEVMRLQLVILESLVIRRDIAADQTQGSTTTRLLVADGDQISPGAVIARTEILSKEAGEVRGLRLGSESVRRLLVVRASDLVTLNTGSKEPLVKVGDLLVSGSKLASGVTLEESGQVVAVEGSQVTVRTARPYRVSNGAVLHIDDGDLVQRGDNLVLLVFERAKTGDIIQGLPRIEELLEARKPKEACILARRAGQAQVVYNDDDSVDIKVIEKDGVITDYPLGPGQNLLVIDGAEVKSGEPLTDGPANPHEILELFFELHRETLGIHDSSMKSLQEVQTFLVNEVQSVYQSQGIEISDKHIEVIVRQMTSKGRIDDGGDTTMLPGELVELRQIEQVNEAMSITGGAPAEYTPVLLGITKASLNTDSFISAASFQETTRVLTEAAIEGKSDWLRGLKENVIIGRLIPAGTGFNAYEETASVEIDPIYDGSSFEDELDLMTDVVLDDRTARSYERDGGFDVFPTPFRATPVVEPLGDFGASFGKAEALIDDEEDDYASPDVDDDDMDEED, encoded by the coding sequence ATGGTAGAGCAAAATTTAACCCAGAAGTCTGATCCAAAAATGATTTTTCGGAACCGAGTGGTGAGCAAAGGGCAACTCCGAAAGCTGATTGCCTGGGCGTTTACCCACTACGGCACCGCCAGAACCGCTGTCATGGCAGACGAACTCAAGGATCTTGGCTTCAAATTTGCGACTCGTGCCGGGGTTTCGATCAGTATCGACGACCTGCAAGTGCCGCCCAGCAAAAAGCAGCTTTTGGAAGCGGCTGAAGAGCAGATTAAAGATACTGAAGAGCGCTACATTCGGGGCGAAATTACAGAAGTAGAGCGTTTCCAAAAGGTTATTGACACCTGGAACGGTACCAGCGAGGAACTTAAAGACGAAGTGGTGCGCCACTTTGAATCGAATGACCCGCTCAACTCTATTTACATGATGGCGTTCTCTGGAGCGCGGGGAAATATTTCCCAGGTTCGGCAGTTGGTGGGAATGCGGGGCTTGATGGCGAATCCGCAAGGGGAAATTATTGACTTGCCAATCAAAACCAACTTCCGGGAAGGATTGACCGTCACGGAATACATTATTTCGTCTTACGGCGCGCGCAAGGGCTTGGTTGATACGGCGCTGCGAACCGCTGACTCTGGCTACTTAACCCGCCGTTTGGTAGACGTTTCTCAAGACGTGATTATTCGGGAAATTGACTGCGGCACCGATCGCGGTATTCCAGTTGTGGCAATGACGGACGGTGAGCGGGTGTTAATTCCTCTCAAAGATCGGTTGCTGGGTCGGGTGGCGGCTCGTCCGGTACTGCATCCTGAAACCGGAGAAGTCATTGTTGAGCGGAACCAGCCGATCTCAGATGATATGGCTCAAGCTGTTGGCAAGGCTAAGGTTGAAATGGTGTATGCCCGATCGCCCCTCACCTGTGAGGCGACTCGATCCGTCTGTCAAACCTGCTACGGCTGGAGCCTTGCCCATGCCTCGGTGGTCGATTTAGGGGAAGCGGTTGGCATTATCGCGGCACAGTCGATCGGCGAACCCGGCACTCAACTCACGATGCGGACGTTCCACACGGGCGGTACGTTTACGGGTGAAGTGGTGCCCCAAATTCGGGCTGCTTTTGATGGCACGGTGCGTACCAAGCCCAAGCAATTCCGATCGCGCGCCTTTAGAACTAGCCACGGACAAGAAGCGCTAATTACTGAGGTGACGATAGATGTAACCTTGGAAGCGGGCGATCGCAAAGAGAAATCTACGCTTCCTCCCGGTTCTATTTTATTCTCTCCTGAAGGTTCCCACGTCAAAATCGGTCACGTCATTGCAGAGATGCCAGCTGCCAGCCGGACTCGCAAGGTGACTGAAAAAGCAACTAAAGATGTTGCTTCAGACCTGGCAGGCGAGATTCTGTTTGCTGAGGTGGTGCCCGAAGAAAAGAAAGACCGTCAAGGCAACACGACTCGAATTGCTCAGAGAGGCGGCTTAATTTGGATTCTCTCAGGCGAGGTATATAACCTGCTGCCTGGGGCTGAGCCCAATGTAAAAAATGGCGATCGCATTGAAGCAAATAGCATCCTTGCCCAAACCAAACTAGTGACTGAAAACGGCGGCGTTGTCCGAATTCCTCAAGACAGCGAGGGCAAAGGCGGTCGGGAAATTGAAATCATTACGGCTTCCGTTGTCCTTGACCAAGCCCAGGTCATTGCCGAAAGTTTTCAGGGGCGTGAGCATTACCTGATTGAAACTCAAAACGGTCAGCGTTTTTCCTTGATTGCTACTCCTGGCACGAAGGTTACGAGCGGTCAGGTCGTCGCTGAACTGATTGACAACCGCTACCGTACACAGACAGGCGGCATCATTAAATACTCTGGCGTAGACGTTGCTAAACGCGGCAAAGCAAAGCTGGGCTACGAAGTGGTGCAAGGCGGTACTCTGCTATGGATTCCTGAAGAAACCCACGAAGTTAACAAAGATATTTCACTACTGGTGGTAGAAGACGGTCAATACGTTGAAGCCGGAACAGAAGTAGTCAAAGATATCTTCTGTCAAACTAGTGGTGTGGTCGAAGTGACCCAGAAAAACGACATTCTGCGGGAGATCGTGATTAAGCCGGGTGAACTACACCTAGCCGATAACCCTGAGGCAGTGATCGCAAAAAATGGCACCATTATTAACCCCGGAGAAGAGGCAATTCCTGGGCTAGCGGTGACTGAAATGCGGTACATGGAGTACATTGAGTCGCCAGAAGGGCCCGCGCTGCTGCTGCGTCCTGTGACGGAGTTCAATGTCCCTAACGAGCCTTCGATTCCTAGCCAAACTTCTACCAGCGAAGAAGTCGGGCGATCGATCCAACTACGGGCTGTGCAGCGCATTTCTTACAAAGATGGAGAGCGTGTTAAATCAGTCGATGGACTGGAGCTAATTCGCACTCAGCTTGTTCTAGAAGTTGACAAAGACACGCCCCAACTCGCCGCTGACATTGAGCTAATGGCAGACGAAACCGATCCAGAGGTCATGCGTTTACAGCTCGTCATCCTTGAATCTCTGGTGATCCGACGTGACATTGCCGCTGATCAAACTCAAGGCAGCACAACAACTCGTCTGCTAGTTGCAGATGGCGACCAAATTTCTCCTGGCGCAGTCATAGCCCGGACTGAAATTTTGTCTAAAGAAGCTGGAGAAGTACGAGGACTGCGACTGGGTAGTGAATCGGTTCGCCGTTTACTGGTTGTACGAGCTTCCGACCTCGTGACCCTCAATACGGGCTCAAAAGAACCCCTTGTTAAGGTGGGCGATCTTTTAGTCTCGGGTAGCAAGCTGGCGAGTGGAGTCACGCTAGAAGAATCAGGTCAGGTCGTTGCTGTAGAAGGCAGCCAAGTCACTGTGCGAACGGCTCGTCCTTATCGCGTATCGAATGGTGCAGTCTTGCACATTGATGATGGTGACCTCGTTCAACGGGGGGACAACTTGGTGCTGTTGGTGTTTGAACGAGCAAAAACCGGAGACATTATTCAGGGTCTACCTAGAATTGAGGAATTGCTGGAGGCTCGTAAGCCCAAGGAAGCTTGTATTCTGGCACGTCGGGCTGGACAAGCTCAGGTCGTCTACAACGACGATGATTCGGTAGATATCAAAGTCATTGAAAAGGACGGTGTCATCACCGATTATCCTCTGGGTCCAGGTCAAAACCTTCTGGTGATTGATGGGGCTGAGGTGAAGTCGGGCGAACCCCTCACTGATGGCCCTGCCAACCCCCACGAAATTCTGGAGCTATTCTTTGAACTACACCGCGAAACCTTGGGTATTCACGATTCTTCGATGAAGAGCCTCCAAGAAGTACAAACCTTCTTGGTTAATGAAGTCCAGTCGGTGTATCAGTCTCAGGGTATCGAGATCTCCGACAAACACATTGAGGTGATTGTGCGGCAGATGACCTCTAAGGGCAGAATTGATGATGGCGGCGACACTACCATGCTGCCCGGAGAGTTGGTAGAACTGCGCCAGATTGAACAGGTGAATGAAGCCATGTCTATTACGGGCGGCGCTCCAGCAGAGTATACGCCTGTGCTGTTAGGCATCACTAAAGCTTCATTGAATACCGACAGCTTCATCTCGGCTGCCAGTTTCCAAGAAACGACTCGAGTCTTAACTGAGGCTGCTATTGAGGGTAAGTCGGACTGGTTGCGCGGTTTGAAAGAGAACGTCATTATTGGACGATTGATTCCGGCAGGGACGGGCTTTAATGCTTATGAGGAAACGGCAAGCGTTGAGATTGACCCTATCTACGATGGTTCATCGTTTGAGGATGAGCTAGACCTGATGACAGATGTGGTGTTAGACGATCGCACTGCTCGTTCTTATGAGCGAGATGGCGGCTTTGATGTCTTCCCAACTCCGTTCCGCGCGACTCCTGTTGTAGAACCCCTCGGTGATTTTGGCGCTAGCTTCGGCAAGGCTGAGGCTTTAATTGATGATGAGGAAGATGATTACGCGTCGCCTGATGTGGATGACGATGATATGGATGAGGAAGATTAG
- a CDS encoding RNA-binding protein hfq, whose translation MANELETGLPSIRQIQTLIREDKEVEIKLLTNDLITGKIRWQDNNCICLVDHYDQPTVIWIQAIAYMKPKG comes from the coding sequence ATGGCGAATGAACTAGAAACCGGACTCCCCAGCATCAGACAAATCCAAACGCTCATTCGGGAAGACAAAGAAGTCGAAATAAAGCTTTTGACCAATGATTTAATAACGGGAAAAATTCGCTGGCAAGACAATAACTGCATTTGCCTGGTCGATCATTATGATCAACCCACCGTGATTTGGATACAGGCGATCGCGTATATGAAGCCTAAAGGATAA
- the dapF gene encoding diaminopimelate epimerase yields MISFVKYHGLGNDFILVDNRQQLEPMITPKQAILWCDRHFGIGADGVIFALPGQAGSDYTMRIFNSDGSEPEMCGNGIRCLARFIADLEGENAKEVYRIHTLAGVMIPKLEANGQVTVDMGLPRLIAAEIPTTLVAADQQVVNQPIEVAGKSWQVTCVSMGNPHCITFVANVAEVPLEAIGSQFEQHPAFPQKINTEFIEVVSRDYLKMRVWERGAGITLACGTGACAALAAGVLNGLCDRRATVELPGGCLEIEWSEVDQRLYMTGPAQQVFSGATDL; encoded by the coding sequence ATGATTTCATTCGTCAAATATCACGGCTTGGGCAACGACTTTATTTTGGTGGACAATCGGCAACAGTTAGAGCCCATGATCACACCAAAGCAAGCGATTTTGTGGTGCGATCGCCATTTTGGGATTGGCGCTGACGGCGTGATCTTTGCGTTGCCGGGTCAAGCAGGCAGCGACTACACCATGCGCATTTTCAACTCTGATGGTTCTGAGCCAGAAATGTGTGGCAACGGCATTCGGTGTTTGGCGCGCTTCATTGCCGACTTAGAAGGAGAAAATGCCAAAGAAGTCTATCGGATTCATACCCTCGCTGGGGTAATGATTCCCAAACTAGAAGCAAATGGACAAGTGACGGTAGACATGGGTTTACCGCGTCTAATAGCAGCAGAAATCCCCACAACTCTGGTAGCCGCTGACCAGCAGGTCGTGAATCAGCCTATAGAAGTGGCTGGGAAATCTTGGCAGGTCACCTGTGTCAGCATGGGCAATCCTCACTGCATTACGTTTGTCGCTAATGTGGCAGAAGTTCCGCTAGAGGCGATCGGGTCGCAGTTTGAGCAGCATCCTGCTTTTCCTCAAAAGATCAATACAGAGTTTATTGAAGTGGTCAGCCGCGATTATTTAAAGATGCGGGTGTGGGAGCGAGGCGCAGGGATTACCTTAGCCTGTGGAACGGGGGCTTGTGCAGCGTTGGCGGCTGGAGTTTTGAACGGATTGTGCGATCGCCGTGCCACCGTCGAATTACCCGGAGGATGCTTAGAAATTGAATGGTCTGAGGTCGATCAACGGCTATATATGACGGGCCCCGCCCAACAAGTTTTTAGTGGAGCAACAGATTTGTAG
- the gap gene encoding type I glyceraldehyde-3-phosphate dehydrogenase: MSIKIGINGFGRIGRLVLRAGIKNPNLEFVGINDLVAPDNLAYLLKHDSTQGRFNGTVEATTEGIVVDGHLIRCSSVRNPAELPWSALGVDYVVESTGLFTTFDAAFGHIQAGAKRVIISAPTKDPDRVPTFVIGVNHSQFNPETDAIVSNASCTTNCLAPIAKVLNDNFGITEGLMTTIHAMTATQPTVDGPSAKDWRGGRGASQNIIPSSTGAAKAVALVLPELKGKLTGMALRVPTPDVSVVDLTFKTAKATCYEEICAAMQQAAEGELAGILGYTDEQVVSCDFLGDPRSSIFDAGAGIELNSNFFKVVSWYDNEWGYSCRVVDLMLSMAAKEGLLKAVNLMSSAVR, translated from the coding sequence ATGTCTATCAAAATAGGCATCAATGGCTTTGGTCGCATTGGCAGACTGGTTTTGCGTGCCGGAATCAAAAATCCCAATCTTGAATTTGTTGGAATTAACGACCTCGTTGCCCCTGATAACCTGGCTTATTTGCTCAAGCACGATTCCACTCAAGGACGATTCAATGGCACTGTAGAAGCAACGACAGAAGGCATTGTAGTCGATGGTCATCTCATTCGCTGCTCCTCGGTGCGCAACCCAGCAGAACTTCCTTGGAGTGCGTTGGGCGTAGATTACGTTGTGGAATCTACGGGGTTATTTACTACATTTGATGCAGCGTTTGGACATATTCAGGCAGGCGCAAAGCGTGTCATTATCAGTGCGCCGACGAAAGATCCCGATCGCGTTCCTACGTTTGTCATTGGGGTGAACCATAGCCAGTTCAATCCTGAAACCGATGCGATCGTTTCTAATGCAAGCTGCACGACCAATTGTCTTGCCCCGATCGCCAAAGTCCTGAACGATAACTTCGGCATTACTGAAGGACTCATGACCACCATCCATGCCATGACTGCCACTCAGCCTACGGTCGATGGCCCCAGCGCCAAAGACTGGCGGGGCGGACGCGGAGCCTCCCAAAACATTATTCCTTCTTCAACAGGAGCCGCTAAAGCGGTGGCACTAGTGTTGCCCGAACTCAAAGGAAAGCTGACGGGCATGGCGTTACGCGTTCCTACCCCCGATGTCTCGGTCGTTGATCTAACCTTCAAGACTGCTAAAGCGACCTGCTACGAAGAAATTTGTGCGGCAATGCAGCAAGCTGCCGAAGGCGAATTAGCAGGAATTTTGGGGTACACCGATGAACAAGTCGTCTCCTGTGATTTTCTAGGCGATCCCCGCTCTAGTATTTTTGATGCAGGGGCCGGAATTGAGTTGAATTCTAATTTCTTTAAGGTGGTGTCTTGGTACGACAACGAGTGGGGCTACTCCTGCCGTGTGGTTGACCTGATGCTGTCGATGGCAGCAAAGGAAGGATTATTAAAAGCTGTAAACTTGATGAGTTCAGCGGTGCGGTAA
- a CDS encoding CocE/NonD family hydrolase, with the protein METRDGVRLDADVYYPESLKQTLLEQTTHEFPVLLMRQPYGRAIASTVVYAHPTWYAAQGYIVVIQDVRGRGSSEGNFDLFAHEINDGFDTVHWAASLPQSNGQVGMYGFSYQGMTQLYAAAAHPPALKTLCPSMIGYDLYQDWAYEGGAFCYQLNLGWAIQLAAETARRQGDAEAYQALYTASCSLPLSDPVCPHSDLLQQFAPDSFYHDWLAHPEPDDYWRQLSPQAYMHHVDLPMLHIGGWFDAYMRGTLRFYKEMATRSSPQALWVGPWAHLPWGRKVGAIDYGLAANRGIDRLQIRWFDHFLKGKDTGLLDEPRVNLFEMGSNQWRTFEQFPAARTKSYFLVTTGLAGMDEREGKLVEMRAFKSLPAELPADTWVHDPWRPVPAIGGHGGFAVGGSDRTALDCRTDVLTYQTDPLTTDLSLAGELSVSLYCTADAPSFDLCAVLSEVKTDGVYNFSQGYRRIDSLQPQVEIILQPTCICIPKGSALRLSISAAFFPAYAVNSGTGKAAGRSRLIDARVITLTLQSRSEQPSQICLSLSEFDHSI; encoded by the coding sequence ATGGAAACCCGTGACGGGGTACGCCTAGACGCAGATGTTTACTATCCGGAGTCTTTGAAGCAAACTCTATTAGAGCAGACTACCCACGAATTTCCGGTGCTGCTGATGCGGCAGCCCTATGGCAGAGCAATCGCCTCTACCGTCGTCTATGCCCACCCTACTTGGTACGCGGCTCAAGGCTACATCGTCGTCATTCAAGACGTGCGCGGGCGCGGCTCCTCCGAAGGTAACTTCGATCTATTTGCCCATGAAATTAACGATGGGTTTGATACCGTCCATTGGGCAGCCTCTCTTCCCCAAAGTAACGGACAAGTCGGCATGTATGGATTTTCTTACCAAGGCATGACCCAACTCTACGCTGCCGCCGCCCATCCGCCAGCCCTCAAAACCCTCTGTCCCAGCATGATTGGCTACGACCTCTACCAGGATTGGGCATACGAAGGCGGGGCATTTTGCTACCAACTCAACTTAGGGTGGGCAATCCAACTTGCTGCTGAAACGGCTCGTCGGCAAGGAGATGCAGAGGCTTACCAAGCGCTCTACACTGCTTCCTGCAGCCTGCCTTTATCAGATCCCGTTTGTCCCCATTCAGATCTCCTCCAGCAGTTTGCTCCCGACTCCTTCTACCACGATTGGCTAGCGCATCCTGAACCCGATGATTACTGGAGGCAGCTTTCCCCCCAGGCTTATATGCACCATGTGGATTTGCCGATGCTGCATATTGGCGGTTGGTTTGATGCTTACATGCGGGGCACGCTGCGGTTTTACAAGGAAATGGCAACTCGCAGTTCGCCGCAAGCACTTTGGGTGGGCCCTTGGGCTCATTTGCCGTGGGGGCGGAAGGTGGGGGCGATCGATTATGGATTAGCCGCGAACCGGGGGATCGATCGCCTTCAAATTCGCTGGTTTGATCACTTTCTTAAGGGTAAAGATACAGGCTTACTCGACGAGCCTCGGGTTAATCTGTTTGAAATGGGCAGCAATCAATGGCGAACGTTTGAGCAGTTTCCCGCCGCGCGAACGAAATCTTATTTCTTGGTTACCACAGGGCTAGCAGGAATGGATGAACGGGAAGGAAAGTTGGTTGAGATGCGAGCGTTTAAGTCATTGCCAGCAGAATTGCCAGCAGATACATGGGTGCATGATCCCTGGCGACCTGTCCCGGCGATCGGTGGACATGGAGGGTTTGCAGTGGGAGGGAGCGATCGCACTGCTCTCGATTGCCGCACCGATGTATTGACCTACCAAACCGATCCCTTAACGACAGATTTATCTTTAGCCGGAGAACTTAGCGTATCGCTTTATTGCACTGCCGATGCCCCTAGCTTTGATCTCTGTGCCGTACTATCCGAAGTAAAGACAGACGGGGTTTACAACTTTTCTCAAGGCTATCGACGGATCGATTCTCTTCAACCCCAGGTCGAGATTATCTTACAACCCACTTGCATTTGCATTCCTAAAGGTAGTGCCCTTCGCCTCAGCATTAGCGCTGCTTTTTTTCCAGCTTATGCAGTCAATTCGGGCACCGGGAAGGCAGCAGGCAGAAGTCGATTAATTGATGCCAGAGTCATCACTCTGACATTACAGAGTCGTTCTGAGCAGCCTTCTCAAATATGCCTCTCTCTTTCTGAATTCGACCATTCTATTTAG
- a CDS encoding cupin domain-containing protein, translated as MDASCVIPVFKTPNDYQAYRIGANDTNRLAIVFDPVIANMSLTYCIEIFDVGGKTLPNRHQLAVEMFFILKGEGVASCDGKTVPICSGDSLLVPPTGVHIIKNTGSERLYALCIMVPNEDFAELIRSGTPVELDAEDWAVLRRTTA; from the coding sequence ATGGATGCGTCTTGCGTCATTCCTGTCTTTAAGACTCCCAACGACTATCAAGCTTATCGGATTGGCGCAAACGATACCAATCGACTGGCGATCGTGTTTGATCCTGTCATCGCCAATATGTCGTTGACCTATTGCATAGAAATCTTTGATGTAGGCGGAAAAACACTGCCCAATCGTCATCAACTGGCAGTAGAAATGTTCTTCATCCTCAAAGGCGAAGGAGTAGCCAGTTGCGATGGTAAAACAGTGCCCATTTGCTCTGGTGACAGTCTCTTAGTCCCCCCGACTGGCGTTCATATTATTAAAAACACGGGTTCAGAGCGGCTTTATGCTCTCTGCATTATGGTTCCTAACGAGGACTTTGCTGAGTTGATCCGGAGTGGTACCCCGGTTGAACTAGACGCAGAAGATTGGGCAGTCCTGCGGCGCACAACAGCATGA
- a CDS encoding RidA family protein has protein sequence MFERITLPDNILPPVSPYCHAVRAGDLLFVTGQLSQNPATGAVDRGSIEEQTHQVMQNLKRVLEHAGTCFDRVVMARVFITDFRWLPIVNEVYATYFENGQFPGRTAIGVTALAGFGDVEIDLIVYCGE, from the coding sequence ATGTTTGAACGAATTACGCTACCCGATAACATCCTGCCTCCTGTCTCTCCCTACTGCCATGCAGTGCGGGCTGGAGATTTGCTATTTGTAACCGGACAGCTTTCTCAAAATCCAGCGACCGGAGCGGTAGACAGAGGTTCTATTGAAGAGCAAACTCATCAAGTTATGCAAAACTTAAAGCGAGTCTTAGAACACGCTGGAACCTGCTTCGATCGCGTGGTTATGGCACGAGTGTTTATCACCGATTTTCGCTGGCTGCCGATCGTGAATGAGGTTTATGCTACTTATTTTGAGAATGGGCAGTTCCCAGGACGAACCGCGATCGGGGTGACTGCTTTGGCAGGATTTGGGGATGTGGAAATTGACTTGATTGTTTACTGTGGTGAATAA
- a CDS encoding YbjQ family protein: MILSTTDGIQGAVVEEYLGIVTAEVVYGSNALRDFFAGIRDMIGGRTGSYERVFERGHQDALAELERRADRLGADAVIGIEVDTGSINVDATGALLLITATGTAVRLQALR; the protein is encoded by the coding sequence ATGATTCTATCAACAACCGATGGCATTCAAGGAGCAGTGGTTGAAGAGTACCTTGGAATTGTCACCGCTGAGGTGGTTTATGGCAGCAATGCACTACGAGATTTTTTTGCAGGTATCCGCGATATGATTGGTGGTCGAACGGGTAGCTATGAGCGAGTGTTTGAGCGAGGACATCAAGATGCCCTTGCCGAGCTTGAAAGACGGGCTGATCGGCTGGGGGCAGATGCGGTCATTGGGATTGAGGTTGATACTGGCTCGATCAACGTTGACGCAACGGGGGCATTGTTACTAATTACGGCAACCGGAACTGCTGTACGGCTACAGGCTTTACGTTAA
- a CDS encoding tetratricopeptide repeat protein: MNKNVLLAQLFILGGLAAMASPRCFADTARVASAQISPAAPSRVALPIALLLAQADQSDDDRLNDLIRQGRELVEADKVSEAIATYQQAATLAPDNARVFSAIGYLQAQQRDYQAAVEAYEQAIRLDARNADFYYALGYSKANLNDNAGAADAYRKATQLKPDYVEAFLGLGIVLSRQEDYAGAIAAYQQVLTRRPNDARIQESIGTAYIQQERYPEALEALRRAVQLSPRQGSAFLNLGVAFLNSGNVPEGMAALQKAATLEPRNGLIYLQLGDIYKAQGNLDEALIQYRRAVSVQPSLREAHLALGELYLERKDVLAIVAFRELVELAPEDPEAHYYLGMALSTRDRTDEAITRLEQARNLYAQSNNEEGVKKSEDALADLQRNIRP, translated from the coding sequence GTGAATAAGAACGTTTTGCTAGCTCAGCTTTTCATCCTTGGCGGGCTGGCAGCTATGGCTTCACCGCGCTGCTTTGCAGATACTGCAAGGGTCGCCTCTGCACAAATTTCTCCTGCTGCGCCTTCACGGGTTGCGCTCCCAATTGCACTTTTACTGGCTCAGGCTGATCAATCTGACGACGATCGCCTGAATGATTTGATCCGTCAAGGTCGAGAATTAGTCGAAGCAGACAAGGTTTCCGAAGCGATCGCCACTTACCAACAGGCGGCGACGCTTGCCCCAGATAACGCCCGGGTCTTTTCGGCGATCGGCTATTTACAAGCCCAACAGCGCGACTATCAGGCGGCTGTTGAAGCTTACGAACAGGCGATCAGGCTTGATGCTCGTAACGCCGACTTTTACTACGCTTTGGGATATAGCAAAGCCAACCTGAATGACAACGCAGGAGCCGCTGATGCTTACCGCAAAGCCACCCAACTTAAGCCCGATTACGTGGAAGCTTTTCTAGGTTTAGGAATTGTCCTATCTCGGCAAGAAGACTATGCCGGGGCGATCGCGGCTTACCAACAAGTTCTTACTCGTCGCCCCAACGATGCCCGCATCCAGGAATCCATTGGCACTGCCTACATTCAGCAAGAGCGCTACCCCGAAGCCCTAGAAGCCCTACGTCGCGCTGTTCAACTCTCCCCTCGCCAAGGAAGTGCCTTTCTTAACTTGGGCGTGGCGTTCCTGAACTCGGGGAACGTGCCCGAAGGCATGGCAGCCTTGCAAAAAGCAGCGACGTTAGAGCCTCGCAACGGACTGATTTATCTTCAGCTAGGAGATATTTACAAAGCTCAAGGCAACTTAGACGAGGCGCTGATCCAATATCGACGTGCGGTTTCGGTGCAGCCTAGTTTGAGGGAGGCGCACCTGGCATTGGGCGAACTGTATTTAGAACGGAAAGATGTCTTGGCGATCGTTGCGTTTCGAGAACTGGTGGAGCTTGCACCCGAAGACCCAGAGGCTCACTACTACTTAGGGATGGCATTAAGCACGCGCGATCGCACCGACGAAGCCATCACTCGACTGGAACAAGCCCGGAATTTGTATGCTCAAAGCAATAATGAAGAAGGTGTCAAAAAATCAGAAGATGCCCTAGCAGACCTCCAGCGCAATATTCGCCCCTAA